A single genomic interval of Lathyrus oleraceus cultivar Zhongwan6 chromosome 7, CAAS_Psat_ZW6_1.0, whole genome shotgun sequence harbors:
- the LOC127107907 gene encoding pentatricopeptide repeat-containing protein At3g16610, with protein MSVMAAQWVHQPCHLPCASTTPIRFVSQTPKLSNDPRGTRLTKPLAFAATETQYEQPSIQPLIDLLKSCEENGFLKQANCIHGHVLKSGFSDRDTLVFLNHVAHAYSKCMDYDSALKVFDGMSKRNGFSWTVMIVASNEHGYCSYALELFCMMLEQGLLLDGFAFSAVLQSCVGLDSLELGEMVHAQIVVRGFPTHAFVGTSLLNLYAKLGKCECSVKVFNNMTELNDVSWNAMISGFTSNGLYLQAFDCFLNMIEVGVSPNKTTFLCVSKAVGLLGDITKCSEVHRYASEWGLDCNAWVGTALIDMYSKCGFLSDAQVFFDSKFTSCLVSAPWNAMITGYSQAGCHLEALEVFTRMCQNFIKPDLYTFCCVFNSIAALKCLKPLKETHAVALKSGFSVREISVSNALADAYVKCESLEAGEKVFYKMEKKDIVSWTTMVTAYCQYSQWGKALATFSHMRSEGSAPNRFTFSSVITACGGLCLLEHGQQIHGLICKASLDTDSCIESALIDMYSKCGNLIEAKNIFERISNPDTVTWTAIISTYAQHGHVEDALQLFRKMEQSAVKVNAVTLLCILFACSHGGMVKDGLRIFNQMEGTYGVVPEMEHYACVVDLLGRVGRLDEAVEFIDRMPIEPDEMIWQTLLGACRIHGNSELGETVAQKILSAQPEHSSTYVLLSNTYMESGLLEDGVSLRDVMKERGIRKEPGYSWISVRGEVHKFYARDQQHPQKDKIYTMLEELTRNIKYMHYEPELSIIF; from the coding sequence ATGAGCGTCATGGCTGCACAGTGGGTACACCAACCTTGTCATCTCCCTTGTGCTTCCACTACGCCTATTCGTTTTGTGTCGCAAACTCCAAAGCTTTCAAATGACCCACGTGGAACAAGATTAACCAAACCCCTTGCATTTGCAGCCACAGAAACACAATACGAACAACCCAGCATTCAACCACTCATTGATCTCTTAAAGTCCTGCGAGGAAAATGGATTTCTGAAACAAGCCAATTGCATTCATGGGCATGTTTTAAAATCCGGTTTTAGTGACCGAGACACTTTGGTGTTTCTTAACCACGTAGCTCATGCCTACTCAAAATGCATGGATTATGATTCTGCTCTTAAGGTGTTCGATGGTATGTCTAAGAGAAATGGGTTTTCTTGGACTGTCATGATTGTTGCATCGAACGAACATGGCTACTGCAGTTACGCGTTGGAACTTTTTTGCATGATGTTGGAACAGGGTTTGTTGCTTGATGGGTTTGCTTTCTCCGCTGTTTTGCAGTCTTGTGTTGGATTGGATTCCTTGGAGTTGGGTGAGATGGTTCATGCCCAAATTGTTGTTAGGGGTTTTCCGACGCATGCCTTTGTTGGGACATCTCTTCTCAACTTGTATGCGAAGTTAGGAAAGTGTGAGTGTTCTGTTAAGGTGTTCAACAACATGACAGAGCTTAATGATGTTTCTTGGAATGCAATGATTTCTGGTTTTACCTCTAATGGTTTATACTTACAAGCATTTGATTGTTTTCTCAACATGATTGAAGTTGGTGTGTCGCCTAATAAAACCACGTTTTTATGTGTTTCGAAGGCAGTTGGGCTGTTAGGTGACATTACCAAGTGCAGTGAAGTTCATAGGTATGCTTCTGAATGGGGATTGGATTGCAATGCTTGGGTTGGAACAGCTCTTATTGATATGTACTCTAAGTGTGGGTTTCTGTCTGATGCACAAGTATTTTTTGACTCGAAGTTCACGAGTTGCCTGGTTAGTGCACCTTGGAATGCAATGATAACAGGATATTCACAAGCTGGTTGTCACCTAGAAGCTTTGGAAGTCTTCACAAGAATGTGCCAAAATTTCATCAAACCAGATCTTTACACATTCTGTTGTGTGTTCAACTCAATTGCTGCTTTAAAGTGCCTGAAACCCTTAAAGGAGACACATGCGGTGGCTCTGAAATCTGGATTCAGTGTGAGGGAAATTAGTGTATCGAATGCCCTTGCCGATGCTTATGTCAAATGCGAGTCACTTGAAGCTGGAGAGAAGGTATTCTATAAAATGGAAAAGAAAGATATAGTATCTTGGACAACCATGGTGACTGCATATTGTCAATATTCGCAATGGGGAAAAGCCTTAGCTACCTTCTCACATATGCGGAGCGAAGGCTCTGCGCCCAATCGTTTTACCTTCTCAAGTGTGATTACAGCATGTGGTGGTCTTTGTTTACTGGAACATGGCCAGCAAATTCATGGTCTAATATGCAAAGCCAGCTTGGATACTGACTCATGCATTGAAAGCGCCCTAATTGACATGTACTCTAAATGTGGCAATTTGATAGAGGCAAAGAATATATTTGAAAGGATATCTAACCCGGATACTGTTACCTGGACTGCAATTATATCCACTTATGCTCAACATGGTCATGTTGAAGATGCCCTTCAACTCTTCAGAAAAATGGAACAATCAGCCGTGAAAGTCAATGCTGTTACATTGTTATGCATACTTTTCGCATGTAGCCATGGAGGAATGGTGAAGGATGGCCTGAGAATTTTCAATCAAATGGAGGGTACTTATGGCGTTGTACCAGAAATGGAACATTATGCTTGTGTTGTTGATCTCTTAGGCCGCGTTGGCCGTCTAGATGAAGCAGTGGAGTTTATCGACAGAATGCCAATCGAGCCGGATGAGATGATTTGGCAGACTTTGTTAGGAGCGTGCAGGATTCATGGAAATTCTGAACTAGGGGAGACTGTGGCTCAAAAGATTCTATCAGCTCAACCGGAGCATTCTTCTACCTATGTTCTTTTGTCCAACACTTACATGGAATCAGGATTACTTGAAGATGGGGTTAGTTTGAGAGATGTCATGAAAGAACGGGGCATTAGAAAGGAACCAGGGTATAGTTGGATTTCTGTGAGAGGTGAGGTTCATAAGTTTTATGCTAGAGATCAACAGCATCCCCAGAAAGATAAAATCTACACTATGTTAGAAGAGTTGACTAGGAATATTAAGTACATGCATTATGAACCAGAATTAAGTATAATATTCTAA
- the LOC127102544 gene encoding uncharacterized protein LOC127102544 produces the protein MTDNRTLRQLAAPDVNYNGEDPHRHLKEFQVVCSTPLRPEGITEDHIKLRAFPFSLQGAAKDWIYYLEPNSIASWTTLKKVFLERYFSASRAASIRKEICGIRQGNESLTEYWERFKHLVSSCPQHQIIEQLLIQYFYEGLLPMDRNILDAASGGALVDKTPAAAKALIENMSLNSQQFTIRDNSVQSKGVSQIQVSSNKALETRIEELTALVKQLAVAKPQTTTWCGICTSPEHPTDTCPILRDESITELPQAYAANLYNQNRYNNTPDLSTNEYHPNWRNHPNLRYGNPQTSQQQNSPQAAAPAPSGPSLEDLVKQWP, from the exons atGACTGATAATAGAACCTTAAGGCAGTTAGCTGCTCCTGATGTGAATTACAATG gtgaaGATCCACATAGACATCTCAAAGAATTTCAGGTTGTGTGCTCTACACCGTTGAGGCCTGAAGGAATAACTGAAGACCATATcaaacttcgagcttttcctttttcattgcaAGGTGCAGCAAAGGATTGGATTTATTATCTCGAGCCAAACTCAATTGCAAGTTGGACAACCCTGAAAAAAGTGTTCTTGGAAAGATATTTTTCTGCCTCCAGAGCTGCCTCAATAAGAAAggagatttgtggtattagacAAGGCAATGAGTCGCTGAccgagtattgggagagattcaagcacTTGGTATCTAGCTGCCCTCAACATCAGATCATTGAGCAACTCCTCATCCAATACTTTTATGAGGGGTTGCTACCGATGGACaggaacattcttgatgctgctagtggtggagcatTAGTCGATAAAACTCCAGCTGCTGCCAAAGCCCTTATTGAAAATATGTCTCTTAATTCTCAACAGTTCACCATTAGGGACAATTCTGTGCAAAGCAAAGGCGTGAGTCAAATTCAAGTTTCTTCTAACAAAGCCTTAGAGACCAGAATTGAAGAACTCACTGCCTTAGTCAAACAGCTGGCAGTAGCAAAACCTCAAACAACAACTTGGTGTGGCATTTGTACTTCTCCTGAGCACCCGACCGATACTTGTCCTATTCTGAGAGACGAGTCCATTACTGAGCTGCCACAAGCTTATGCAGCCAACCTTTACAATCAAAACAGGTACAACAACACTCCTGACCTGTCCACCAACGaataccatcccaattggaggaaccatcccaaccttcgatatggaaacccgCAAACCAGCCAACAACAGAACTCACCTCAAGCGGCTGCCCCTGCACCTTCCGGACCATCCTTGGAGGATCTTGTTAAGCAATGGCCGTGA